A genome region from Thermococcus onnurineus NA1 includes the following:
- a CDS encoding glycosyltransferase family 4 protein: MKIAFVYDALYPEIKGGVERRLYEIGKRLAKRHEVHWYSFNWWGSNKQLEREGIIIHGVGRPVHFYKGNKRDPKEAIMFSWRLLMKKVNSYDIVDCQEFPYLPSYSAKFKFADSGNFVITWHEYWGEYWGEYLPAGSRIGRLVEDNMLKLTENHVVVSKHTLQRLCKVRAGRFELIPNGIDFKAIKKVPPHREKRYDAVFVGRLVEHKNVMLLLRAIKPIRTEYPTFRVGIIGDGPQKKELETFTRRQGLQKNVEFLGFLEDFEEVIAILKSSRLLAFPSMREGFGMVVLEANASGIPVVTVDAPLNASKELILPGKNGYVSTPTPEDFAQKILLAWENSYKMRRQSISLARKYDWDNISKKLERYYKGVLHET; the protein is encoded by the coding sequence ATGAAGATTGCATTTGTTTATGATGCGTTATATCCAGAAATCAAAGGGGGCGTGGAACGTAGGCTGTATGAAATTGGAAAGAGACTTGCAAAAAGGCATGAGGTGCACTGGTACTCCTTCAATTGGTGGGGTTCTAATAAGCAACTAGAACGTGAAGGTATAATTATCCATGGCGTTGGAAGGCCCGTTCACTTCTACAAAGGTAACAAGCGGGATCCCAAGGAGGCAATAATGTTTTCTTGGAGACTATTGATGAAAAAAGTAAACTCTTACGACATTGTGGACTGCCAGGAGTTCCCTTACTTGCCCAGTTATTCGGCAAAATTCAAATTTGCCGATTCAGGTAATTTTGTAATAACGTGGCATGAGTATTGGGGAGAATATTGGGGAGAATACCTTCCTGCTGGGTCAAGAATTGGGAGATTAGTAGAAGATAACATGCTAAAACTGACAGAGAATCATGTCGTGGTTTCAAAACACACTTTGCAGAGGTTGTGTAAAGTACGAGCGGGGAGATTTGAGTTAATACCTAATGGTATTGACTTCAAAGCCATAAAAAAGGTACCTCCTCATCGGGAGAAGAGATATGATGCAGTATTCGTTGGCAGGCTCGTAGAACATAAAAATGTGATGTTGCTACTAAGAGCGATAAAGCCGATACGGACTGAGTATCCCACATTCAGAGTTGGAATAATTGGGGATGGGCCCCAGAAAAAAGAATTAGAAACTTTCACAAGAAGGCAAGGGCTACAGAAAAATGTAGAATTTCTGGGGTTCTTGGAGGATTTTGAGGAAGTTATAGCGATACTTAAATCTTCTAGGCTCTTAGCTTTCCCTTCTATGAGAGAAGGATTCGGCATGGTCGTTCTTGAAGCAAATGCCTCTGGAATTCCAGTAGTTACCGTGGATGCTCCCTTAAATGCATCAAAAGAACTGATATTGCCTGGAAAGAATGGTTATGTAAGCACTCCTACGCCGGAAGATTTTGCACAGAAAATCTTATTAGCGTGGGAAAATTCTTACAAGATGAGACGACAGTCTATCTCACTTGCAAGGAAATACGACTGGGATAATATCTCTAAGAAGTTGGAAAGATACTACAAGGGTGTGCTGCATGAAACCTGA